GACCGCAGAGAGTAGCGAGAAGCTTTCTCCTCTAATGCGGGCTATCCGTGAGAGCCACCTTGCAACTCAGGCGTTGCAGCTCCATGGAAATGTTAGTTTCCTCGAAACTGTCAATGGTTCCGCGCTTTACATCGAACTCAATGCCCATCCGGAAGCGCTACAGAACGAAATGCTCGACCAGATGTGTCTCCGTGAGGGACTGACACTCGGTTTTTTGGGATCTGCCATCCCATTTAACCGGGAAGCTCTGTTCCGTCCAGACGCTGTTGTTATTAGGGGAACAATGCTCCCTCAGTACGTCGCGGCCTTTGCGGACTACGTTCAGCGTGAAGGCGGCGCTTCCGTAATTCAATCCTTCGGAGTGATGTATGCGAACTTCCCATACCAGGAGAGAAATGGCGTCCCGGTCCTTCGCGTTGTAAAGGATCTGTGGATCGATCTCCAGGCTGCTGGCGGTTCACTTACTGTTCTCCACGTGCCTGACGCACTTGCTGCCGAATATGCAGCCTGGCCAGCCCGCATGGATACTTCCTCCTCTACACCCAAAACCGGGGAAGCAGTCTTGCTTGCAAACGCAATCAAACAGCAGTTCGATCCCAATCAGACACTCAACCCGCTGGCCAATGAGTCAGCCGCGCAACCGGTCCGCTAGCCATCATGTCCCATCTGCACCAGATCGAAGCTTCTCCCAAGCCCTCGGCCTTTGACCCGCATCATCCGCCATCAAAGGAACTGCTCTCCGACTGCGTTCACTGCGGCTTCTGCCTCCCCGCATGTCCCACCTATGTACTGTGGGGCGAAGAGATGGATTCACCTCGCGGGCGCATCTACATGATGGCGAAGGCCACGCAGGGTGAAGCCGGTCTGGACCAGACCTTCCGCACGCACATCGACAACTGCCTGGGCTGCATGGCCTGTATGACCGCCTGCCCCTCCGGCGTGCAGTACAACAAGCTCATCGAGGACACGCGCTCCCAGATCGAACGTCATATCCCGCGCTCGACGGATGACTCTCTCTTCCGCAAGCTGCTCTTCGCCACCTTCCCTCATCCAGCACGGCTGCGCCTGATGGCCTATCCCATGCTGGCCTATCAGCGGCTTGGACTGCAGAAGCTGGTCCGTGCCACCGGGCTTCTGAAACTGCTTCCCAAACGCCTGCAGGCGATGGAAGCCCTGCTGCCTCGCGTGCCTGACTCGCTCTTTCGGAGCCATATCACACTCGCCAATAAGGCCAGGACGAACGACCGTCCGCGCGTTGGGCTTCTGACCGGCTGTGTACAACAGGTCTTCTTCCAGCATGTGAACGAGGCTACCGCGCGAGTGCTGGAGGCCGAGGGCTGCCAGGTCGTCGTGCCTGAAAACCAGCAGTGCTGCGGCGCACTGATGGTGCACACCGGGGTCGAAGACGAAGCCCTGCGGATGGCCAAACAGACCATCGCCCAGTTCGAGGCAGCCAATGTCGACTACATCGCCATCAACGCTGCGGGATGCGGTTCCACGATGAAGGAGTATGGCTTTCTGCTCCGCGACGACCCGCAATGGGCCGAACGCGCTGCGGCTTTCAGCGCGAAGTGCCGCGATATCTCGGAGCTGCTGAGCGTCCTCGAACCTCGCAGCCCGCGCCATCCGCTGCCCTTGCGGGTCGCTTACCAGGATGCCTGCCACCTGCGCCATGCCCAGGGTATCTATGCCGAACCACGCACCCTGCTGAAGACCATTCCCGGCCTCGATCTCCGCGAGGTGCCCGAGGCCAATCTCTGCTGCGGTTCGGCGGGTATCTATAACCTGGTTCAGCCCGAACCGGCCGCCGAGCTTGGTGACCGTAAGGTCGACAACCTGCTCTCGACCGAGGCGGAGGCGCTGATCTCCGCCAATCCCGGCTGCCTGCTACAGCTCCAGGCCGGTCTGCGCCGGCGTGGCCATGCGGAGATCCCCACCTTCCACATGGTGGAGCTGCTGGACGCCAGCATCCGCAATCTGTCCGCAGAGGAGCTGCTGCATCGCCGCTCCTGATGTGGGACTCTGATCTCTCCCCAGGGCAAGTTTCGGGTCGCCGGGAAAACGGATAAGGCTACAATCCGTGTAGATATCAGCCGTCCCTTTCATCCGCATGAACCGATCGGTCTCCGGCACGCTGAGCATTCCCGCACTGCTGATGACGCTCGTCGCCACATTTCTGGCGGCGTGGCTGACTCTCGGCGTCTTTGGACGCAGCGATCAGCTGATTTATCTCTGGCCTCTGACAGGACTGCAGCTTGGCCTGCTGCTGCCCCTATGGCAGCGGGACTGGGCCTCGGTTCTGGCTCGCCAGGCAGCCGGGGCAGCCGGCCTCATTGCTGGCGCTACCGTCGCGGGTCTGCCGCCCGGCATCGCTGTCATGCTTGGCCTCATCAACGCCTGTGAAGTGTTCCTCTGTGGCTGGATCGTAAGTCCGGCAGTTGTGACCTTCGACGACCTTAAGGAACGCACGCATGTTCTACGCTTCGGTATCGCCGCCATCGTTGCTCCAGTCATAATGGGCAGCATCGCCGCCATCCCGGTAGCCCCTGTCACCCACCAGAGCTTCCTACACGTGGCCACGACCTCCGTCCTTTCGGATGCACTTGGCATCGTCATCATCATGCCGGTCGTTCTGTTTCTTACCAGCGGAGAATACAGGACCTTCAAGAAACTGCGGCCTTACCTTCTGCGAGCGATCCTCACCGGAATAGCCTTTGTCGTCACAGCGGTTTACGTATTCTGGCAGAATCAAAATCCGCTTCTTTATATCGTTTTCCCACCCATGGTGATCATGGTGCTGGCGATGGGCCTTGAAGGCGCCGTGTTCTCCGGCGTGGTGCTCACGATCGTGGGCGGCACCGCAACTAGTCTGCATCACGGCCCACTCTGGCTGGCGGTCAATGCCAGCGCCGAGCATCGCATGGTTCTATTACAGCTCTTCCTTATCGTGAGCGTGGTAACAGCGCTTCCGGTAGGCGCGCTGCTGGACGAGCGCCGCCGCGAAGCCCGGTCCGCAGATGAAGCGCGTTCCATCTACCAGACGCTGCTGCAGAACGCCGAGGACACCATCATCCTGTCCTCCTTCGATGGAACACGGCGATACATCTCTCCGGCGATCAAGACGCTCACCGGCTGGACCCCGGCCGAGTTTCTCGCGATGGATCGCATGCAGACCTTCCATCCGGACGACCGTGATATGGCCCGCCTGGTGATGGAGAGCATGGCCAGCGGAAAGCGTCAGCATGTCATCCGTTATCGCATCGCACAGAAAGAGGGGGGTTACCGATGGGTAGAGGCTGTCGCCCGCGCCTACTTCGATGAGACATCAGATACAGTTCTCGGATATGTCGGCACCATCCGCGATATCTCCTCTCTGAAACAGACCGAAGAGATCTGGCAGATGGAGCGCGAGACTCTGACGCGCGAAAAACTGGCCATGGCCAGACTGGCCAATACGGATGCTCTGACCGTTCTGCCCAATCGCCGGGCCTTCGACGATGCTCTGCTGCGTCAATTGAGCCGTGCGGCGGCTGTCTCCGTCATGATGATCGATGTGGATTTTTTCAAGGCCTACAACGATCTATACGGTCATCAGGCCGGCGATGACTGTCTGCGACAGATTGCACAGGCGCTGCAGAGCAAGGTTGGACGTGGAGGCGACGTCGTCGCCCGCCTGGGCGGCGAGGAGTTCGGCGTATTGCTTCCAGGCGCCGATGCAGACGGCGCTCGCCGCGTTGCGGAATCCATGCGGAACGCGATCTGGGAGCTGGATATCCCTCACCAGAGCTCTCCGCTCGGGCGCATCACCATCAGCATCGGCATCGCAAATTGGGCTGATATCCGCGAACATGACACGGCGCTTCTGATTCAACAGGCGGACCGCGCCCTCTATGTCAGCAAGCGCGCTGGTAAAAACCGAGTGACCATCGCCGGTGCCATGCCGGTTGCGGTTTAGGGGCGAATAGGGTGGGAGCTGTGGGCTTTCAGCCCACGGTTTTTCCGGCTCCGTAGATATTGGGCTTCAGCCCTGGGCCTTTGCTCTATCAAGAGCTGAAAAGCTCAGGGCTGAAAGCCCAATTCGCTGTAAGCTCAAGTCAGCGGGCTGAAGCCCGCTGCTCCCACCCTTTATTCCTCATGGCCTACGCAAACGTCTCTTCCCGCAGCACCTGCGTATACGCCGGCAGCGTGAGGAACTCCGGGAACTTCTCTGCCCGGACCAGGTCCCGCATCAGCACTGCAGCTTTGGCATAGGACTCGCTCCGCTCCGTATCCAGCGTCGGCTTCAGCTTCTCCAACTCCTCATCGATGGTCTGCTC
This genomic window from Terriglobus albidus contains:
- a CDS encoding (Fe-S)-binding protein, which translates into the protein MSHLHQIEASPKPSAFDPHHPPSKELLSDCVHCGFCLPACPTYVLWGEEMDSPRGRIYMMAKATQGEAGLDQTFRTHIDNCLGCMACMTACPSGVQYNKLIEDTRSQIERHIPRSTDDSLFRKLLFATFPHPARLRLMAYPMLAYQRLGLQKLVRATGLLKLLPKRLQAMEALLPRVPDSLFRSHITLANKARTNDRPRVGLLTGCVQQVFFQHVNEATARVLEAEGCQVVVPENQQCCGALMVHTGVEDEALRMAKQTIAQFEAANVDYIAINAAGCGSTMKEYGFLLRDDPQWAERAAAFSAKCRDISELLSVLEPRSPRHPLPLRVAYQDACHLRHAQGIYAEPRTLLKTIPGLDLREVPEANLCCGSAGIYNLVQPEPAAELGDRKVDNLLSTEAEALISANPGCLLQLQAGLRRRGHAEIPTFHMVELLDASIRNLSAEELLHRRS
- a CDS encoding GGDEF domain-containing protein; amino-acid sequence: MNRSVSGTLSIPALLMTLVATFLAAWLTLGVFGRSDQLIYLWPLTGLQLGLLLPLWQRDWASVLARQAAGAAGLIAGATVAGLPPGIAVMLGLINACEVFLCGWIVSPAVVTFDDLKERTHVLRFGIAAIVAPVIMGSIAAIPVAPVTHQSFLHVATTSVLSDALGIVIIMPVVLFLTSGEYRTFKKLRPYLLRAILTGIAFVVTAVYVFWQNQNPLLYIVFPPMVIMVLAMGLEGAVFSGVVLTIVGGTATSLHHGPLWLAVNASAEHRMVLLQLFLIVSVVTALPVGALLDERRREARSADEARSIYQTLLQNAEDTIILSSFDGTRRYISPAIKTLTGWTPAEFLAMDRMQTFHPDDRDMARLVMESMASGKRQHVIRYRIAQKEGGYRWVEAVARAYFDETSDTVLGYVGTIRDISSLKQTEEIWQMERETLTREKLAMARLANTDALTVLPNRRAFDDALLRQLSRAAAVSVMMIDVDFFKAYNDLYGHQAGDDCLRQIAQALQSKVGRGGDVVARLGGEEFGVLLPGADADGARRVAESMRNAIWELDIPHQSSPLGRITISIGIANWADIREHDTALLIQQADRALYVSKRAGKNRVTIAGAMPVAV
- a CDS encoding FAD-binding oxidoreductase, which produces MLLLTNLAEHLAPLVGAEFVAERNGVFVVSPKDTQEVAAVMGFADQHGLKVRPTGGRTKLSWGSLAEVQIELSLLRLNQVVDHPWQDLTCTVQAGCTWETLQQTLARHGQFVALDPLWPSTATVGGVCATNDSGALRHRYGSLRDMVLGMTIVLADGTIARTGGRVVKNVAGYDVPKLMVGSLGTLAIITEVTFRLYALPRHQQDFLVTAESSEKLSPLMRAIRESHLATQALQLHGNVSFLETVNGSALYIELNAHPEALQNEMLDQMCLREGLTLGFLGSAIPFNREALFRPDAVVIRGTMLPQYVAAFADYVQREGGASVIQSFGVMYANFPYQERNGVPVLRVVKDLWIDLQAAGGSLTVLHVPDALAAEYAAWPARMDTSSSTPKTGEAVLLANAIKQQFDPNQTLNPLANESAAQPVR